One window of the Prinia subflava isolate CZ2003 ecotype Zambia chromosome 1, Cam_Psub_1.2, whole genome shotgun sequence genome contains the following:
- the SCRN1 gene encoding secernin-1, which translates to MAAAPPSYCFVAFPPCSKDGLVVFGKNSARPRDEVQEVVYFAAAEHEPGSKVECTYIEIEQVPKTHAVVLSRPSWLWGAEMGANEHGVCVANEAVLTREPASESEALLGMDLVRLGLERGATAKEALDIIVALLEEHGQGGNYYEDGSSCHTFQSAFLIVDRNEAWILETSGKYWAAEKITEGVKCICNQLSLTTKIDAEHPELRNYVKSQGWWNGDSDFNFSEVFSLADDHLACCSGRESLEKQGGDVSAQAMIDVLRDKDSGVCVDSESFLTTASIVSVLPQDPSFPCIHYFTGTPDPSRSIFKPFIFVDDVKLVPKVQSPSFGNDDPAKKIPRFQEKPDRRHELYKAHEWARSLLENDQDKGQKLMRIMLDLEKQGLEAMEDILSRTEILDPAEVVDLFYDCVDTELKFFK; encoded by the exons atggctgcagctcctccgAGTTACTGTTTTGTAGCCTTCCCCCCATGTTCCAAAGATGGGCTGGTGGTATTTGGAAAGAATTCTGCACGGCCTCGGGATGAGGTACAGGAGGTGGTCtactttgctgctgcagagcatgAGCCAGGAAGCAAAGTTGAG TGCACGTACATCGAGATTGAGCAGGTGCCCAAGACTCACGCCGTGGTGCTGAGCAGGCCCTCCTGGCTTTGGGGGGCAGAAATGGGAGCTAATGAGCACGGAGTGTGTGTAGCTAACGAAGCTGTCCTGACCAGAGAACCAGCTTCTGAGTCTGAAGCCTTGCTTGGCATGGATCTTGTCAG ACTTGGCCTAGAAAGAGGGGCAACAGCTAAAGAAGCACTGGATATAATAGTAGCTCTGTTGGAAGAGCATGGACAAGGTGGAAATTACTATGAGGATGGGAGTTCATGCCATACTTTCCAAAGTGCGTTTTTGATTGTGGACAGAAATGAAGCCTGGATATTGGAGACTTCTGGAAAGTATTGGGCAGCTGAAAAAATCACAG AGGGAGTGAAATGCATTTGCAATCAGCTTTCATTAACTACAAAAATTGATGCTGAGCATCCTGAACTAAGGAATTATGTGAAAAGTCAAGGCTGGTGGAATGGAGACTCAGACTTcaatttttctgaagtgttttctctTGCTGATGACCATTTAGCCTGTTGTTCTGGCAGGGAGAGCCTAGAAAAGCAAGGTG GTGACGTTTCTGCACAAGCTATGATTGATGTCCTGCGTGACAAGGACAGTGGTGTCTGTGTGGACTCTGAATCTTTCCTTACTACAGCTAGCATAGTGTCTGTTCTGCCTCAGGACCCTAGTTTTCCCTGTATTCATTACTTCACTGGCACGCCAGACCCTTCAAG GTCCATATTTAAACCCTTTATTTTTGTCGATGATGTAAAATTAGTACCAAAAGTGCAGTCTCCTTCTTTTGGCAATGATGATCCTGCTAAGAAGATACCTCGATTCCAGGAGAAACCTGACCGTAGGCATGAATTGTACAAGGCACATGAATGGGCCCGATCTCTCCTGGAGAACGATCAG GATAAAGGCCAGAAATTGATGAGGATTATGTTAGACCTTGAAAAACAAGGTTTAGAAGCAATGGAAGATATCCTTTCTCGTACAGAGATTCTGGATCCAGCTGAAGTAGTGGATCTTTTCTATGACTGTGTTGACACAGAACTAAAGTTCTTCAAATAA